The Acidianus infernus genome window below encodes:
- a CDS encoding class I SAM-dependent methyltransferase codes for MREFYIVNDVIEGIPLSLVSHPGLFSKKKIDLGTRTFLENLIIPQQGTVVDLGCGYGVIGIFIALKNENLKVYMLDINPLAIATAKMNVERYNLQNRVIVMKSDVLSTLQEKVDAIYSNPPLSKGVDFLQKFAEQSAEKLKKGGFIQMVVYKGENNVIKIFSNYFSDIKVIKKSKGYSIIVVNN; via the coding sequence ATGAGAGAATTTTACATTGTAAATGATGTAATAGAAGGCATTCCTCTATCACTAGTAAGCCATCCAGGCTTATTCTCAAAGAAAAAAATAGATTTAGGCACTAGAACTTTCCTAGAAAACCTAATAATTCCACAACAAGGAACGGTGGTAGACTTAGGTTGCGGATATGGTGTAATAGGAATTTTTATAGCGCTTAAAAACGAAAACCTAAAAGTCTACATGCTTGATATAAATCCGTTAGCCATAGCTACAGCAAAGATGAACGTAGAAAGGTACAATTTACAAAACCGCGTAATAGTAATGAAAAGCGACGTGCTTTCTACACTCCAGGAAAAAGTTGACGCAATATATTCAAACCCCCCTCTATCAAAGGGAGTAGATTTTCTACAAAAATTTGCAGAACAGTCCGCAGAAAAACTCAAAAAAGGCGGATTTATTCAAATGGTCGTTTATAAAGGAGAAAATAACGTAATAAAAATATTTTCTAACTATTTTTCCGATATAAAAGTAATTAAAAAAAGCAAAGGCTACTCTATTATAGTAGTTAATAATTAA
- a CDS encoding RNA-guided pseudouridylation complex pseudouridine synthase subunit Cbf5, which produces MGLENATKLMTYITKAGKEYICVMETHEKVDLSIVKKIAEEFKGTIYQRPPVRSSVKRRLRTRKVFDIEVLEGKDDKLFLLRISSEPGTYMRKICHDMGIILGIGAHMRELRRIRSGIFTESGLVTLQEVSEALYMWKNCKDETDLRKILLPMEIGLCGIPKIILDDNAVNAIAYGATANAPGIVAYQNFKKGDLVGLITLKGEGVAIGRALVDSDNIQQMKKGEVIKPNRILIKRDVYPRAWK; this is translated from the coding sequence ATAGGACTAGAAAACGCTACAAAACTAATGACCTATATAACTAAAGCTGGAAAAGAATACATCTGCGTAATGGAAACTCACGAGAAAGTTGATTTATCTATAGTTAAAAAAATTGCAGAGGAATTTAAAGGAACAATTTACCAGCGGCCACCCGTTAGATCCTCAGTAAAGAGAAGATTAAGGACTAGGAAAGTCTTTGACATTGAAGTACTAGAAGGAAAAGATGACAAACTATTTTTATTAAGAATCTCGTCAGAGCCAGGAACTTATATGAGAAAAATATGCCACGATATGGGAATAATTTTAGGTATAGGTGCACACATGAGAGAACTAAGGAGAATAAGATCTGGAATATTCACTGAAAGTGGACTAGTTACCTTACAGGAAGTTTCTGAAGCATTATACATGTGGAAAAACTGCAAGGACGAGACTGATCTAAGGAAAATATTACTCCCCATGGAGATAGGTCTTTGCGGAATACCAAAAATTATCTTAGATGATAATGCAGTTAACGCGATAGCTTATGGAGCAACTGCAAACGCCCCAGGAATAGTAGCATATCAAAACTTCAAGAAAGGTGACTTAGTAGGTTTAATAACGTTAAAGGGAGAAGGAGTAGCAATAGGCAGGGCATTAGTTGATTCTGACAATATACAGCAAATGAAAAAAGGAGAAGTAATAAAACCTAATAGAATTCTAATAAAAAGAGATGTTTACCCAAGGGCTTGGAAATGA
- a CDS encoding tRNA pseudouridine synthase A, with translation MIFYDFIYKIDNFCRYNNPWNIRKEAQTSDKYGFFADKRPIEELVKNSIINLDKPPGPTSHEVAFWIKKMFNLNKVGHGGTLEP, from the coding sequence ATGATTTTTTATGATTTTATATATAAGATAGATAATTTTTGTAGATATAATAATCCATGGAATATAAGGAAAGAAGCCCAAACGTCGGACAAGTACGGCTTCTTTGCAGATAAAAGACCTATAGAAGAGTTAGTAAAAAATTCAATAATAAACCTAGATAAACCTCCAGGACCAACTAGCCACGAAGTAGCTTTTTGGATTAAGAAAATGTTTAACCTCAACAAAGTAGGTCACGGTGGGACCCTAGAGCCCTAA
- a CDS encoding 50S ribosomal protein L14e, which produces MPAIEVGRICVKIRGKDAGKKCVIVDIIDNNFVLVTGPKKITGVKRKRSNILHLEPTDKKIDIQKGASDDEVEKKLQEAGLIDFMKEKVKIKIPVI; this is translated from the coding sequence ATGCCCGCAATTGAAGTTGGTAGAATATGCGTAAAAATTAGAGGAAAAGACGCAGGTAAAAAATGCGTTATAGTTGATATTATAGATAATAACTTTGTATTAGTAACTGGACCTAAGAAAATAACTGGAGTAAAAAGAAAAAGGTCTAACATTTTACACTTAGAGCCAACTGACAAAAAAATAGATATCCAAAAAGGAGCGTCAGACGACGAAGTAGAAAAGAAATTACAAGAGGCAGGATTAATTGACTTTATGAAAGAAAAGGTAAAGATAAAGATACCAGTGATTTAA
- a CDS encoding DEAD/DEAH box helicase: MQEDLVFVDNLRKLGYEKLTPIQKLAIPIILKGNNTLIIAPTGYGKTEAAIIPIFYRIFASRPQEISTLYITPLKALNRDLESRLKRLGEAFGISIKTRHGDTTPKERKEIAEKPPDVLITTPESLQYIILNEFYRKYFANLRWIIIDELQEMLDEKRGYELSVVLQRLKRLIKGTPQIIGISATIGNVELAKKYLDINGNVEVVKIDATKEMELKLLIPRPNDDIKNLALKEGLDVILTARLNEISKIIKENKPVLIFTNTRETAEFLANKLQSIFNLNVATHHGSLYRDVRINVEKDFKEGKLDAIVATSSLELGIDIGIISLVIQYMSPKQVIRLLQRIGRSGHSLYKKAKGVLIPSNYLFDILECEALIEAVGNYLEKPSYEENPLDVLAHQIAGMVLEGYDDKKEILQIIRNSVYFANLKEEELDNVISLLESERIIKIKDNGKLSPSSRTWKYYYQVNMIPDSIRSYDVIEISSNTKIGKLDEDFVVMLDEDSIFILGGKLWKVVSIEDNKVIVEKASLKEGILPSWFGESIPVEKEIAKKVFKNLEKYMKESSPYEEVNEKLEKYKTKGYPEIKSNEILVEIIGQNKDLTVILSPFGSKGNNTLGAVISFILSKISGIKVTYRNDPYHIVLASMTPMSREMVEKAIKTITSLSKREIIEIVSNAIKESPQFKWQLLIEAERFGAIDLNSDIQVSSTLLKAFTDTIVGQEAVKEMTVKYHDLSIFEELKYYSWNILEVPEPSPLSQDFLDRLLAFTTESNSAMLEIFKRRLLSKDVKVLCIMCGWNEIVSIRNTPDKCPKCNSVFLTVTTPDDKNSPEIIRKVLKGEKLKRLESKKLEELRTISSLFSRYGKYAFIALTVPGVGPSNAGRVLSKLSDGEEKFYLTLIEEEKKFLRNSKYWK; this comes from the coding sequence ATGCAGGAAGATCTAGTTTTTGTTGATAATCTAAGAAAGCTCGGCTATGAAAAACTTACTCCAATACAAAAATTAGCAATCCCTATAATTCTAAAGGGAAATAATACTTTAATAATAGCTCCAACAGGTTATGGAAAAACTGAAGCTGCAATAATACCAATTTTTTACAGAATTTTTGCTTCAAGACCACAAGAGATTTCTACATTATACATAACTCCACTTAAAGCATTAAATAGAGACCTGGAATCAAGACTAAAGAGACTTGGTGAAGCTTTCGGAATAAGCATAAAGACTAGACACGGAGATACGACTCCGAAAGAAAGAAAAGAAATTGCCGAGAAGCCTCCGGACGTTCTTATAACTACACCCGAAAGCTTGCAATATATAATACTAAATGAGTTTTATAGAAAATATTTCGCAAATTTAAGATGGATAATAATTGACGAACTACAGGAAATGTTAGATGAAAAAAGAGGATACGAGCTTTCAGTAGTTTTACAAAGACTCAAAAGACTCATAAAAGGAACTCCACAAATAATAGGAATTTCTGCCACAATAGGAAATGTAGAATTAGCCAAAAAATATCTAGATATAAACGGCAACGTAGAAGTTGTAAAAATAGATGCAACAAAAGAAATGGAATTAAAATTGTTAATTCCAAGACCTAACGATGATATAAAAAATCTCGCACTAAAAGAAGGACTTGACGTAATCCTAACTGCTAGACTTAACGAAATAAGTAAAATAATTAAAGAGAACAAGCCAGTTCTAATTTTCACAAACACTAGAGAAACCGCAGAATTCCTTGCCAATAAACTTCAATCAATATTTAACCTGAACGTCGCAACTCATCATGGATCTCTATATAGAGATGTTAGAATAAATGTAGAAAAAGATTTTAAAGAAGGAAAGTTAGATGCAATAGTTGCAACTTCAAGCTTAGAATTAGGAATAGATATAGGTATAATATCCCTTGTGATACAATATATGTCTCCTAAGCAAGTTATCAGATTACTACAAAGAATAGGAAGAAGCGGTCATTCACTTTATAAAAAAGCTAAAGGCGTGCTCATACCATCAAATTACCTCTTTGACATTCTAGAATGCGAGGCATTAATAGAAGCAGTAGGAAATTATTTAGAAAAACCATCCTATGAAGAAAACCCATTAGACGTCTTAGCACACCAAATTGCCGGAATGGTTCTCGAAGGATATGATGATAAAAAAGAAATCTTACAAATAATTAGAAATTCAGTTTATTTCGCCAATTTAAAAGAAGAGGAATTAGATAATGTAATATCTCTATTAGAATCTGAGAGAATAATTAAAATCAAAGATAATGGAAAGCTCTCTCCTTCCTCAAGAACTTGGAAGTACTATTACCAAGTTAACATGATACCTGACTCTATAAGATCTTACGATGTAATAGAAATATCGAGTAATACAAAGATAGGAAAACTCGACGAGGATTTTGTGGTTATGCTAGATGAGGACTCAATATTCATTTTAGGAGGAAAACTCTGGAAGGTAGTCTCAATAGAAGATAATAAAGTAATTGTAGAAAAAGCCTCTTTAAAGGAAGGAATCTTACCAAGTTGGTTTGGAGAATCAATACCAGTAGAGAAAGAAATAGCCAAGAAAGTCTTCAAAAATTTAGAAAAATACATGAAAGAAAGCTCTCCTTACGAAGAAGTCAATGAAAAATTAGAAAAATACAAGACAAAAGGTTATCCGGAGATCAAAAGCAACGAGATTCTAGTAGAGATAATAGGACAAAATAAAGATCTCACTGTAATTTTATCTCCTTTCGGAAGTAAAGGAAATAATACTTTGGGAGCAGTAATATCTTTTATCCTCTCTAAAATTAGTGGTATAAAAGTCACATATAGGAACGATCCATATCACATAGTCCTTGCATCTATGACTCCCATGTCAAGAGAAATGGTAGAAAAAGCAATAAAAACCATTACCTCGCTAAGTAAAAGAGAAATAATAGAAATAGTAAGTAACGCAATAAAGGAAAGCCCGCAGTTCAAATGGCAATTATTAATAGAAGCAGAAAGATTTGGCGCTATAGATCTAAATTCAGATATCCAAGTGAGCAGTACATTGCTTAAAGCATTTACAGATACGATAGTTGGCCAAGAGGCAGTAAAGGAAATGACAGTAAAATACCACGACCTAAGTATTTTTGAGGAGTTAAAATACTACTCTTGGAATATTTTGGAAGTCCCAGAACCTTCACCTTTATCACAAGATTTTCTAGATAGACTTCTAGCCTTCACTACGGAATCCAACTCGGCTATGTTAGAAATATTCAAAAGAAGACTCCTTTCGAAGGATGTAAAAGTATTGTGCATAATGTGCGGCTGGAATGAGATAGTTAGTATAAGAAATACACCGGATAAATGCCCTAAATGCAATTCTGTTTTCCTAACAGTTACTACTCCAGATGATAAAAATAGTCCAGAAATAATAAGGAAAGTACTTAAGGGAGAAAAATTAAAGAGGCTCGAAAGTAAGAAACTTGAGGAATTAAGGACAATATCTTCACTCTTCTCAAGGTATGGAAAATACGCATTCATCGCCCTTACAGTTCCGGGAGTAGGACCTTCAAACGCTGGTAGAGTTCTTAGTAAATTATCTGATGGAGAAGAAAAATTTTACCTTACTCTCATAGAAGAGGAGAAAAAGTTCCTCAGAAACAGTAAATATTGGAAATAG
- a CDS encoding ATP-binding protein: protein MQEIRHGIFLTIVILGLILPRLILAGYPLESVYTSFGIFVSLFVDAILSYILFGSIIVSLVYFLTVLSLIDILNYTNLVNIYILFPYSMGLATALFFGLIIRRKYDDEFLSSLKKISITFNFYTILVSLVFLILAIIIYLYIYYSQLLLIGSVIAFLLLLISGKKEDSPLILSSWIFLPYLMSQIGSNREEKGICIGEIIGILKRASFSSSKISTNSNYKWVSYKSKFYINMEKNKNFNIIIVGGSGSGKSHLAKNIIRKGKFHFLIFDIHGEYDVNAKRIDVSKISINPLSLFGQSPRQRALEVAYMIKSIFNLGSLQTIDLSNIIIDAYGEKGIFEDDERTWNLPPPNFRDVLMLLEKKKKLVTTAQELNKIQSLEPYIYFLATNTFMDNSINLYDLIIDDYVLDFSKVTIPEIKYVIIETILRSILAFMYISGQSNFRKMIVIDEAPFILSKESGEQIMERLFAESRKFGFGFILISQSVEYVRKLIPNTSYVFALNIVDPTEIDFISRLIGGQDPDIFKAIYNSLPKLERGLIITRDILRDEIILVRSN from the coding sequence ATGCAAGAAATTAGGCATGGAATATTTTTGACTATAGTAATACTGGGTTTGATTTTACCTAGGCTTATTTTGGCAGGCTATCCGTTAGAATCTGTTTACACTAGCTTCGGTATTTTTGTATCCCTTTTTGTTGACGCTATTTTATCGTATATTCTGTTTGGGTCAATTATAGTATCATTGGTTTATTTTTTAACCGTACTATCGCTGATAGATATTCTTAATTATACGAATTTAGTCAATATTTACATTTTATTTCCATACAGTATGGGATTAGCAACTGCCCTATTCTTTGGATTAATTATAAGGAGAAAATATGATGATGAATTTTTATCATCCCTGAAGAAAATAAGTATTACCTTTAATTTTTACACGATTTTGGTATCCTTAGTATTTCTTATTTTGGCGATAATAATTTATTTATATATATATTATAGTCAATTACTGCTGATAGGTAGCGTTATTGCTTTTCTTTTGCTGTTAATTTCAGGTAAGAAGGAAGATTCTCCTCTAATATTGTCAAGTTGGATTTTTTTGCCTTATTTAATGTCTCAAATTGGCTCAAATAGAGAAGAAAAAGGAATTTGTATAGGCGAAATAATAGGTATACTAAAGAGAGCTTCATTTTCTTCATCCAAAATATCGACTAACAGTAATTATAAATGGGTTTCATATAAGTCTAAGTTTTATATTAATATGGAGAAGAATAAAAATTTCAATATAATAATAGTTGGAGGAAGCGGATCAGGTAAATCTCATTTAGCCAAGAATATAATAAGGAAGGGAAAATTTCATTTCCTTATTTTTGATATTCATGGAGAATACGACGTAAATGCAAAGAGGATAGATGTTTCTAAAATATCAATTAATCCTTTGTCTCTATTTGGGCAATCTCCGAGGCAAAGGGCGTTAGAAGTTGCATATATGATAAAATCTATTTTTAATTTGGGTAGCTTGCAAACCATTGATCTTTCAAACATTATTATAGACGCATACGGGGAAAAAGGTATATTTGAAGATGATGAAAGGACCTGGAATTTACCTCCGCCGAATTTTAGGGATGTATTAATGCTACTTGAGAAGAAGAAAAAACTAGTTACGACAGCGCAAGAGCTTAATAAAATTCAATCTTTAGAGCCGTACATTTATTTTTTAGCAACTAATACATTCATGGATAATTCAATAAATCTTTATGATCTAATAATTGATGATTATGTGTTAGATTTTTCAAAAGTTACAATTCCAGAAATAAAATACGTTATAATTGAAACTATCTTAAGATCCATCCTAGCATTTATGTATATCTCTGGACAATCTAATTTTAGGAAAATGATAGTAATCGATGAGGCTCCTTTTATACTATCTAAGGAAAGTGGAGAGCAAATAATGGAGAGGCTTTTTGCGGAGAGTAGAAAATTTGGTTTTGGATTTATATTAATATCACAATCTGTAGAATATGTGAGGAAACTTATTCCAAATACTTCATATGTCTTTGCTTTAAATATTGTTGATCCTACAGAGATTGATTTTATAAGTAGATTAATAGGAGGGCAAGATCCAGATATATTTAAAGCTATTTATAATAGCTTACCGAAGTTAGAAAGGGGTTTAATTATAACAAGAGATATATTGCGGGATGAAATAATTTTGGTTCGTTCAAATTAG
- a CDS encoding RNA polymerase subunit Rpo13, giving the protein MSDDYENKEEEEPKEEKEEKTEEEEEELPALTLQDIELLMKNTEVWDELIAGKITIEQAKKLFEENYEELVNSQKKKTVRKKTTKSKKTKVKEEEEE; this is encoded by the coding sequence ATGTCAGACGATTACGAGAATAAGGAGGAGGAAGAACCAAAGGAGGAAAAGGAAGAAAAGACTGAGGAAGAGGAAGAAGAGTTACCTGCACTAACTTTACAAGATATAGAATTATTAATGAAGAATACTGAGGTATGGGATGAATTAATAGCTGGTAAAATTACTATTGAACAAGCTAAAAAATTATTTGAAGAAAATTACGAAGAATTAGTCAATTCGCAAAAGAAAAAGACTGTAAGAAAGAAAACTACTAAATCTAAGAAAACAAAAGTAAAAGAAGAAGAGGAGGAGTAA
- a CDS encoding DNA polymerase sliding clamp, translating to MFKVVYGSSLDFYRLITAMSKLVDSPILNLTEDGVVAKHLTDDKVLMGVINIPKDVLDDYEIEKPLSLKITISDLKKVLSKAKSKNSSIEISETDYGVKITIRDEKSGTRSTMNLKAEKGELQVLKEPNVKLPVSIVFEGDILKTIISDASEIGEEVEFSAEGEEVTISTEESGKSYKAILKKDQPLKEVSIESSAKAVYSLEVLKTVATASSFTDTLKISFGNNLPMKVEAYTDKGAMLIFWVAPRM from the coding sequence GTGTTTAAGGTAGTATATGGGAGTTCATTAGATTTTTATAGATTAATAACAGCAATGTCAAAATTAGTCGATTCTCCGATATTAAATTTAACAGAAGACGGAGTAGTAGCTAAACATTTGACTGATGATAAAGTTCTCATGGGAGTTATAAATATTCCAAAAGATGTTTTAGACGATTATGAAATAGAAAAACCTCTATCATTAAAGATTACCATTTCTGATCTTAAGAAAGTACTTAGTAAGGCTAAATCAAAGAACTCTTCAATCGAAATCTCTGAGACAGATTATGGAGTCAAAATTACTATTAGGGATGAAAAATCTGGAACTAGGAGTACAATGAATTTAAAGGCTGAAAAAGGAGAGCTACAAGTATTAAAAGAACCTAACGTAAAGTTACCAGTCTCTATAGTATTTGAAGGCGATATTCTAAAAACAATAATAAGCGATGCCTCAGAAATAGGAGAAGAAGTTGAATTCTCTGCAGAAGGGGAAGAAGTCACTATATCCACAGAAGAGTCTGGAAAAAGCTATAAAGCTATTCTTAAAAAAGATCAGCCTTTAAAAGAAGTTAGCATAGAAAGTAGTGCTAAAGCAGTGTATAGTTTAGAAGTATTAAAAACTGTGGCTACAGCAAGTAGCTTTACTGATACATTAAAAATAAGTTTTGGCAATAATCTACCAATGAAAGTTGAGGCTTATACAGATAAAGGAGCTATGCTAATATTCTGGGTTGCTCCGCGTATGTAA
- a CDS encoding amidohydrolase family protein, with the protein MENCKVLNVRKVLIGEDLEVKDNANIEICDGYITHIGNGFSSNAESFTSGIAIPSLVNSHVHMLDYAFPEIGIDKTIKELVGDPNSLKYELLSKQNEKDLINFSLNFISNSINFGVTTIADFRELGIFGSKIALDIKRKLKGINYIILGRLEKNEFNDKNLVHLAEIDDGFGVSSISTYSLEELMKISEIFKNKIRAAHISETLKQNLKKDLEFFMKYLRPNLIIHGTWLSDDELLILKEKNVSLVLCPRSNLWFSTGIPRIANAIKLGVNILLGTDNAAWLSPNLWKEMELALLISRLQDPLSNYSKEILKATTVNARLFGTNKIDEGEKSNFIIIDGEKTGILRAHDVYSAIIKRGSEGNITYAEQPRILA; encoded by the coding sequence ATGGAAAATTGTAAAGTTCTCAATGTAAGGAAGGTACTTATAGGGGAGGACCTAGAAGTTAAAGACAATGCTAACATTGAAATATGTGATGGATATATTACACATATAGGTAATGGATTTTCAAGTAATGCGGAGAGCTTTACTAGCGGAATTGCTATACCATCACTCGTAAACTCTCATGTCCACATGCTAGATTACGCATTTCCAGAAATAGGAATAGATAAAACGATAAAAGAACTTGTAGGAGATCCTAATAGCCTAAAATATGAATTATTATCAAAGCAAAATGAGAAAGATTTAATAAACTTTTCATTAAACTTTATTTCTAATTCGATAAATTTTGGAGTAACAACTATAGCTGACTTTAGGGAATTAGGTATTTTTGGTAGCAAAATAGCTCTCGACATAAAAAGAAAATTAAAAGGAATAAATTATATTATTTTAGGTAGATTAGAGAAAAATGAATTTAACGATAAAAATCTAGTACATCTAGCAGAAATTGATGACGGCTTCGGTGTATCAAGTATTTCAACGTACTCACTAGAAGAACTAATGAAAATAAGTGAAATATTTAAAAATAAAATTAGAGCTGCACATATTTCTGAAACTTTGAAACAGAATTTAAAGAAAGATCTAGAATTTTTCATGAAATATTTAAGACCAAATCTTATAATTCATGGAACTTGGCTTTCAGATGATGAGCTATTGATACTAAAAGAGAAAAACGTAAGTCTAGTTCTTTGCCCTAGAAGTAATTTATGGTTCTCTACTGGAATACCTAGGATTGCGAATGCAATAAAACTTGGAGTTAACATACTATTAGGTACTGATAACGCTGCATGGCTATCTCCAAATTTATGGAAAGAAATGGAGTTGGCTTTGCTAATATCTAGGCTTCAAGACCCTTTAAGTAATTATTCTAAGGAAATATTAAAAGCTACAACGGTAAATGCAAGATTATTTGGAACAAATAAAATAGATGAAGGAGAAAAATCAAATTTTATAATAATAGATGGAGAGAAAACAGGAATTTTAAGAGCACATGACGTATATTCGGCTATAATAAAAAGGGGCTCGGAAGGAAATATTACATACGCGGAGCAACCCAGAATATTAGCATAG
- a CDS encoding GTP cyclohydrolase IIa, with protein MKILLIEFIGYKEWTESLGYDREWKIQDIQSSIYKIVNDEISRVGGFALPVRYDGLIILADGIPNKHLLEIYTKVKEISPTKISACIGFGKTPREAEINAHNCILNSLSDEPKFSIIHDENVVACHFDYNNFTSLTHELSFYAAYMRVMRLYSKLSDSIYDFGGISQYLGGDNMIAFIDEDTIDKIIKIVENMDEIKVGIGIGKNARSAMAGATRALDEIRSKREDRWKIVKFSM; from the coding sequence ATGAAAATTTTACTAATAGAATTTATTGGATATAAAGAATGGACAGAAAGTTTAGGTTACGATAGAGAATGGAAAATACAAGATATACAGTCTAGTATATACAAGATTGTAAATGACGAAATATCAAGAGTTGGAGGATTCGCATTACCAGTAAGATATGACGGCTTAATAATTTTAGCCGACGGAATACCTAACAAGCATTTACTAGAAATTTATACTAAGGTTAAAGAGATTTCACCTACTAAAATTAGCGCGTGCATAGGTTTCGGTAAAACTCCTAGAGAAGCTGAAATAAATGCACACAACTGTATACTAAATTCTTTATCAGATGAACCTAAGTTTAGTATAATTCATGACGAGAATGTAGTTGCATGCCACTTTGATTATAATAATTTTACATCATTAACACACGAATTATCATTCTATGCAGCTTATATGAGAGTAATGAGACTTTACTCTAAACTATCTGACTCTATATATGATTTTGGTGGAATTAGCCAATATTTAGGAGGAGACAATATGATAGCGTTCATTGATGAAGATACTATAGATAAAATTATCAAAATTGTCGAAAATATGGACGAAATAAAAGTAGGAATAGGAATAGGTAAAAATGCGAGATCCGCTATGGCAGGAGCAACCAGAGCTTTAGACGAAATAAGGAGCAAAAGGGAAGATAGATGGAAAATTGTAAAGTTCTCAATGTAA
- the ribH gene encoding 6,7-dimethyl-8-ribityllumazine synthase: MQDQSIKLGLVVAEFNYDITYLMLQRAISHAEFLGAKVSVIFKVPGSFEIPLAVKKLIKLDVDCIAVLGAIIKGETKHDELIANQIARLISDLEVEYEKPIGLGIIGPGATHEQAVERIEEYATRAVEAAIKMAKRLRKIPEKLNEEKVIIE, translated from the coding sequence ATGCAGGATCAATCGATTAAATTAGGATTAGTTGTAGCAGAATTCAATTACGATATTACTTATTTAATGCTACAAAGAGCAATATCTCATGCAGAATTCCTAGGAGCTAAAGTCAGTGTCATATTCAAAGTTCCTGGATCGTTTGAAATACCTCTAGCAGTAAAGAAATTAATAAAATTGGATGTAGACTGCATAGCAGTTTTAGGTGCAATTATAAAAGGTGAAACAAAACATGATGAGTTAATAGCTAACCAGATAGCTAGACTCATTTCCGACCTCGAAGTTGAATATGAAAAACCGATAGGATTAGGAATTATAGGACCCGGAGCAACTCATGAACAAGCAGTAGAAAGAATTGAAGAATATGCAACTAGAGCTGTTGAGGCTGCAATCAAAATGGCTAAAAGGCTAAGGAAAATTCCAGAAAAATTGAACGAGGAAAAAGTGATAATAGAATGA
- the ribC gene encoding riboflavin synthase produces MKYGVADTTFSRVDMGAIAIKVIKSEDPDAEIIRYTVPGIKDLPVAARRLIDSGCDGVITLGWVGKTMLDKYSYLAASIGLIMVQVLTSKHVIDVTVHEDEADNEEKLKEIAIDRASKHARNLVLLVKEGKNALTPYAGKGLRQGYKDAGSID; encoded by the coding sequence ATGAAGTATGGCGTTGCGGATACAACGTTTTCAAGAGTAGATATGGGAGCAATTGCAATTAAAGTTATAAAAAGTGAAGATCCAGATGCGGAAATTATAAGGTATACGGTTCCAGGGATAAAGGATCTGCCAGTAGCCGCAAGAAGGCTAATCGATAGCGGATGCGATGGAGTAATAACTCTAGGTTGGGTAGGTAAAACTATGCTTGATAAATATAGTTATTTAGCAGCTAGTATTGGATTAATAATGGTACAAGTGCTAACGTCAAAACACGTAATAGATGTAACAGTGCACGAAGACGAAGCTGATAATGAAGAAAAACTAAAAGAAATAGCAATTGACAGAGCGTCAAAACACGCAAGAAATTTGGTTCTCCTAGTAAAGGAAGGCAAGAACGCACTAACTCCTTATGCAGGAAAAGGATTAAGACAGGGGTATAAAGATGCAGGATCAATCGATTAA